The following proteins come from a genomic window of Aequorivita marisscotiae:
- a CDS encoding glutaminyl-peptide cyclotransferase — translation MKIYNVLVPTLLLLFLGGCGGNSEDKKDAFSLQIESPKKTYTPKDVLSVSLINKKDIETDSIVYFLNKDKVEISGNTISLAGKKLGERTLIAKIHSDGETFTASQKITIVSSIKPKLYTYKILETYPHDINAYTQGLEFENDTLYESTGQYRESSLRKTDYKTGEVLKLVKLADQYFAEGLTILNNKIYQLTWRENTGFIYNLKTMEQTGTFVYGQSKEGWGLCHDAENNIYKSDGTDRIWTLNSNTLAEKDYIEIFTNTSKISSVNELEWVEGKIYANVYQQGSIAIIDPSNGAVEGVIDLTDLKDKVTQHPKLDVLNGIAYNGEPNILYITGKNWDKLFKIEIFEK, via the coding sequence ATGAAAATCTATAACGTTTTAGTTCCTACACTTTTACTGCTCTTTTTGGGTGGTTGCGGAGGAAATTCTGAAGATAAAAAAGATGCATTTTCACTTCAAATTGAGAGTCCGAAGAAAACTTATACTCCTAAAGATGTGCTTTCGGTTTCATTAATTAACAAAAAGGATATTGAAACAGATTCAATCGTTTACTTTTTGAACAAAGATAAAGTTGAAATTTCTGGCAATACAATTTCCCTTGCAGGAAAAAAGTTGGGCGAAAGAACTTTAATAGCCAAAATACACAGCGATGGTGAAACTTTTACGGCTTCACAAAAAATTACGATTGTGTCGTCTATAAAACCAAAGCTTTACACCTATAAAATTCTTGAAACCTATCCGCACGATATAAACGCCTATACGCAAGGTTTAGAATTTGAAAATGACACTTTATACGAAAGTACCGGACAGTACCGAGAATCTTCGCTTCGAAAAACAGATTATAAAACAGGGGAAGTTTTAAAACTAGTTAAGCTTGCCGATCAATATTTTGCGGAAGGGCTAACCATTCTCAACAACAAAATATACCAACTTACGTGGCGCGAAAACACAGGTTTTATTTACAATCTTAAAACTATGGAGCAAACCGGCACTTTCGTTTATGGACAAAGTAAAGAAGGCTGGGGCCTTTGCCATGATGCCGAAAATAATATTTATAAAAGTGATGGTACCGATAGAATTTGGACTTTAAATTCGAATACACTTGCAGAAAAAGATTACATAGAAATTTTCACAAACACCAGTAAAATAAGCAGTGTAAACGAGCTGGAATGGGTGGAAGGAAAAATATATGCTAATGTGTACCAACAAGGTTCAATAGCCATAATAGATCCTTCAAACGGCGCGGTGGAAGGCGTTATTGACTTAACCGATTTAAAAGATAAAGTTACGCAACACCCTAAACTGGACGTGCTGAACGGTATTGCCTATAATGGTGAACCGAACATACTTTACATTACTGGAAAAAACTGGGACAAGCTTTTTAAGATTGAAATTTTTGAAAAGTAA
- a CDS encoding carboxypeptidase-like regulatory domain-containing protein, producing MKKAITISIPEPCHEDWAKMTATEKGKFCSVCTKEVFDFTSKTDEELVKILSKNKNACGRLKKSQLNREVKLERKSGQSLAPIAASMLLPLSLLSNNLPTEINSASEKPMVSLGIGRFSNGLNRIQIVTEGIVTDQNGIPLRNVEITSNETGAREWTNKEGEYRIVTLDHEQLEFKLKNYISKEITLSNSSKTIAVSMEYKTELKSAVLGKIAPTTKIFVEKDSTTNYTKGVVADESGLPLPGVNIIIKGTATGTQTDFDGNYNIETKPGDVLVFSYVGFETKEVTVSNISNIINLNLEVGGYLGGIVVVTGGISYNDYYVSEKDPNWYEKAKAAYKNTIAFRKLKKARKKAARKNK from the coding sequence ATGAAAAAAGCAATTACAATCAGTATCCCCGAGCCTTGCCATGAAGACTGGGCAAAAATGACAGCTACCGAAAAAGGAAAATTCTGCAGTGTCTGCACAAAAGAAGTATTCGACTTTACTTCTAAAACCGATGAAGAATTAGTGAAAATTCTATCGAAAAATAAAAACGCTTGTGGCAGATTAAAAAAATCACAACTTAATCGCGAAGTAAAATTAGAGCGCAAAAGTGGGCAAAGCCTTGCTCCTATCGCAGCTTCTATGTTGCTGCCGCTTTCGCTGTTGTCTAACAATTTACCAACGGAAATTAATTCGGCTTCAGAAAAACCGATGGTTTCATTGGGAATTGGTCGTTTCAGCAACGGTTTAAACAGAATTCAAATTGTAACCGAAGGCATTGTAACCGACCAAAACGGAATTCCGTTGCGAAACGTAGAGATCACCTCCAACGAAACAGGCGCCCGTGAATGGACCAATAAAGAAGGAGAATATCGAATTGTAACTTTAGACCATGAGCAGCTTGAATTTAAATTGAAAAATTACATTTCGAAAGAAATAACGTTGAGTAATTCTTCAAAAACAATAGCTGTTTCAATGGAATATAAAACAGAACTTAAAAGTGCTGTTTTGGGAAAAATTGCTCCAACGACTAAAATATTCGTAGAAAAGGATTCAACCACAAATTATACAAAAGGCGTGGTTGCAGATGAATCGGGCTTGCCACTTCCGGGCGTAAACATTATAATTAAGGGAACTGCAACGGGTACCCAAACCGATTTTGACGGCAATTATAATATTGAAACCAAACCGGGCGATGTATTGGTTTTTAGCTACGTTGGCTTTGAAACAAAAGAAGTAACGGTTTCGAATATTTCTAACATTATAAATCTAAACCTAGAAGTAGGAGGATATTTAGGAGGTATTGTGGTTGTAACTGGAGGTATTTCCTATAATGATTATTACGTATCAGAAAAAGACCCCAATTGGTACGAAAAGGCAAAAGCGGCATATAAAAACACTATTGCGTTTAGAAAGCTAAAAAAGGCACGAAAAAAAGCGGCGCGTAAAAACAAATAA
- a CDS encoding lipocalin-like domain-containing protein, giving the protein MKKVKYIIAAGILIATFSCKNEDNSPSKIAGLWKLESMKVRDTVTDTWSHYRGGMDGYLLYDANGHVALHLYEKGYEKAGMKFPNFNDSIALEALKYITKSYYYMGNYKVSEADSIVSHFKLSHSNPSEFGLTAERRFYFSGDTLVMQPVERKNSKLKLKWLKAE; this is encoded by the coding sequence ATGAAAAAAGTAAAATATATAATTGCTGCCGGAATTTTGATAGCTACATTTTCCTGTAAAAATGAAGATAATTCACCTTCAAAAATAGCGGGTCTTTGGAAACTTGAAAGTATGAAAGTGCGCGACACCGTTACTGATACGTGGAGCCATTATCGCGGCGGAATGGATGGTTACTTGCTTTATGATGCAAATGGGCACGTTGCGCTTCATCTCTATGAGAAAGGCTATGAAAAAGCGGGAATGAAGTTCCCAAATTTTAACGATTCCATTGCGTTGGAGGCTTTAAAATATATCACTAAATCCTACTATTATATGGGCAATTACAAAGTTTCTGAAGCAGATAGCATCGTTTCGCATTTTAAACTTTCACACTCTAACCCTTCTGAGTTTGGATTGACTGCCGAAAGAAGATTTTACTTTAGCGGCGATACTTTGGTAATGCAGCCTGTAGAACGGAAAAACTCCAAACTGAAACTGAAATGGTTGAAGGCAGAGTAA
- a CDS encoding nucleoside deaminase, protein MITEKDKQFIKRAIELSEKGMNNNAGGPFGAVIVKNGEIIAEGFNQVTSSNDPTAHAEVVAIRKACENLGSFQLDDCIIYTSCEPCPMCLGAIYWARPKAVYYACTKEDAAEIGFDDHFIYDEIEKNIKNRNVKFINLDREEGRKVFKKWGAKEGRIDY, encoded by the coding sequence TTTATAAAACGAGCCATCGAACTTTCCGAAAAAGGGATGAACAACAACGCCGGCGGCCCCTTTGGAGCTGTAATTGTAAAAAATGGCGAAATAATTGCCGAAGGTTTTAATCAAGTAACTTCCAGCAATGACCCTACAGCGCACGCTGAGGTTGTTGCCATCCGGAAAGCTTGTGAGAACCTCGGTAGCTTTCAATTAGACGATTGTATTATTTATACCTCCTGCGAGCCGTGCCCCATGTGTTTGGGCGCTATTTATTGGGCACGACCAAAAGCGGTTTACTATGCATGCACGAAGGAAGACGCTGCGGAAATAGGCTTTGACGATCATTTTATTTACGATGAAATTGAGAAGAATATTAAAAATAGAAACGTAAAATTTATTAATCTCGACAGGGAAGAAGGCCGAAAAGTTTTCAAAAAGTGGGGAGCAAAAGAAGGTAGAATTGATTACTAA